A single genomic interval of Streptomyces graminofaciens harbors:
- a CDS encoding TetR/AcrR family transcriptional regulator — protein sequence MAVNPGERTRRRLSTEERREQLLAVGARLFSESPYDEVWIEQVAEIAGVSRGLLYHYFPTKRDFFAAVVERESERMLRMLAPAPGLSARERLAAGLDVFLAYVEEHAHGYRAFHRADATGDPAVRKVYQRALAVQEAQILETFATDAEFGAALRGRPDARMAVRGWLSFTTAVCLEWLRGSELSREQVRDLCARALLGVIEP from the coding sequence ATGGCAGTCAACCCGGGGGAGCGGACGCGCCGTCGGCTCAGTACCGAGGAACGGCGGGAGCAGCTCCTCGCGGTGGGTGCCCGGCTCTTCTCCGAGAGCCCGTACGACGAGGTGTGGATCGAGCAGGTGGCGGAGATCGCCGGGGTCTCGCGCGGGCTGCTCTACCACTACTTCCCGACCAAGCGGGACTTCTTCGCGGCCGTCGTGGAGCGCGAGAGCGAGCGAATGCTGCGGATGCTGGCCCCGGCCCCCGGCCTGTCCGCGCGCGAGCGGCTGGCAGCGGGACTCGATGTTTTCCTGGCGTACGTCGAGGAGCACGCCCACGGCTACCGCGCCTTCCACCGTGCCGACGCCACGGGCGACCCGGCCGTGCGCAAGGTCTACCAGCGGGCGCTGGCCGTGCAGGAGGCGCAGATCCTGGAGACGTTCGCGACGGACGCGGAGTTCGGGGCCGCGCTTCGGGGACGGCCCGACGCGCGGATGGCCGTCCGGGGGTGGCTGTCCTTCACGACGGCCGTGTGTCTGGAGTGGCTGAGAGGTTCCGAGCTGTCCCGGGAGCAGGTGCGGGATCTGTGCGCGCGGGCGCTGCTCGGTGTGATCGAGCCCTGA